From the genome of Triticum aestivum cultivar Chinese Spring unplaced genomic scaffold, IWGSC CS RefSeq v2.1 scaffold40841, whole genome shotgun sequence:
CGCGCACAAGTAGGAGGACAGGGACGTCGTCGTCCGGCGGGTCCCGGAGGTACAAGCGGTCCCCAACGGAGTTCTGGCTACTGGCAAACTCAGTGGGCCGACTCACGCCCGCCTGGGCCACCCATCCTTGCCGTCTAGCTCTCAACCGAGCAGGTCACAAGCTGTGGCGGGCGGTGGCTTCGGGCGAACTTGGGCACGTGGCCACGGGCACTCCGGCGACGAAACAAGTGGAGGGGAAAGTGAGCCGGAGTGGGGGTGATCTACTGGCGGAggagaagaggagggaggagcTCTGCCTGGCCAGAATCGAGGTAAGACCGACGACAGCCATGGTGGccaagaagaggaggagggagctcCGGTGGTGAGGGAGGGCCGTGGAGAGGATTGAGAGGTGCGGAGGGGCTCGAGGAGGCTTATTATAGCACCGGGGAGGCTTCAGGAGGGCTCGGGAGAGCTCGGGATAGCCAACAATGGAGGTCAGAGCAGCTGCAGGTCATGTGCGCAGCTGCAGGCACGCGACGACAATGAAACAGGAGAGGGGCAAAGCACAGGGCGATGAAATCAATCACGGGGGAGCTACTAGACATGGATGAGCgtcgagacgaggaggaagagggcggctacagggcacgcggtCGGCCAGAGCGCGTGATTTGGCTGGTCTACCCCGTGGTCACCTCATGAACTGGCGCATGTTGTGGGCTCTGTCCAGGAAAATCATGTCCAGTAGATGGACCTTGCTACCGTTAGTGAAAACGAAGAAAGAAtttggtccaggggcaaagaagagattagCACCGAGCTCCTAACATTTCAGCAACAACTTGTTTGATGTGAATTGTGAGAACTAGAATAGTGGAATAACTCTGGGCTTTGGCCTAGCTTGATCACAAGCTATGGTAACTGTGCTAGCCAAATATCAGACGAAATGGAGGAGTCtagatgagggttgctgtagaaCGTGACCCATTGGTCCAATTTGGATATTTTGAAATAGCACTCAAATGCTAAATGGGATTGAGCTGAAAATTGGCAAGGCACAGTGGTATGGATATATAAGGATGCTATAAAAGTTCCATACTATTTGGATTTGCCAAaatagtacttgcttcacaaagcatCTCTCTGGACAGGAACTTAGGAAAAACGCACAGGGAAAATGGCTAGATGAAGTGAgtccaaatttggtggagagatttTATATAGGTAGGAGcatgtcctggtaaattttcagcttaaatgaagcaatataaaatatagttgcttcacaacctcgaaatctgaccagaaaccaagatttgATGCTGAGCTCACATAGAGATGAAATGAGCCCAAATACTGAGGAGAGTGATGATTTGATCGTATGAAGgatcttgcaaaatttcaactgATTTGGAttatcctagctagtacttcctttacaaaggcttccctcagacaggaactttggaaATTTGCTAAGGAAGTTTCACTAGGCAAAtcaagttgaattttggcatgggggCAATGATATGGAAAGGAAACAATGTCCAAAAATtttggggtcaatcaagcaaagataaatgacacttccttatCAAAAAGCCACTTATGGCATAATAAGAAAAGGAATATTTGTTAATTATCTTTAATGATGACAAggaagggttttgacatatttgtggaatatttgggaattttgggaattttGTGGTTTCACAACCtacctttaatagaaaaaggaatattcccaataaaaaggaTATTTggattgggctaggatgaaaatgacaaggTCTATGAAGAgttttgaggatgacaagccacttggGAGAGGAATCAAGGGTGATCTCTCCAGGTTTCAAGACCACATAGCCATAGAAAATCAATTCATAGCAGAAAtccaaagaaaatcaaaataaaaagaaagggccaaaaatcagggtgtGCCACCAACGGTCATCGGCAAGAAGTGTCCTCGCATAGACGATGTCACGGGGCCATCAAACAACAATAATAAGAAGAAGGACTAAACTAAGCAgactatatatatatgttgttgttcgaTCATATTGATTCTTTATCTCTGTTTCCCCTGTAAATCTCATCGCAGATGGTTAGTAATAAGTATTCGACAGACATCTTTTACATTATCGCCCACAAGTTGGTTTCTTGAATTGTGTGCCCTGTCGAGCGTACAATTCACAACAAAAAATCATATGCGTTATCTATAATTAtcacacacaattctgattaccgacctgtttgccggttATCACATACGTGTTGTTTTGCCGGATCGTTTGCGTACTTCTAGATCATCAAAAATAGTTCATCCGACAGAACTGTATGCTgtttatcacacacaccttgatatggctgtcTGTTTCTGTCATTCTGGCCCATCGAAACAGTTTGTatggatcaattgtatgccaaaTATCGCAAACACAACTCTAATCTGAATTGTGTATGATACCTCCACCATAGCAAATGGTTCGTGTTATTGGGCACAATTTTATTATGACGTCGTttacgattaatgcatcgcacaaagtttcgtcgaagggtctttgattgtagtatcacgttagcagcatcctgcagtagttcTCATTGCAAGCAACAAGAGGGGTTGTGAGCCGTTCACACGCACAGACTCAATTACCAATAAAGGTGTCTGATTGTCCCTTGAGTCAGCCATCCAAAAAGATGGGAAGCCACGAGCGATGAGTATGCTTGGGCTGGGGATGATCCCCCAGAAGTGCAGATCGTTGAATCACAAACGGTTCACAAATATATCATGAAAAGATTCCAACTCCACACAGATCAAACCAACAAAAGCAACATGACACAATAACATAAACTCACCAGATCTGAAGAATCAAATATATGAGTACATCGAACTCTCTGTCTTCATGGCACCACCACAAAGAACTAGAGTAACCTGTGTGCCTGGTCATGCCTTCTTGAGGGATACCGCTAGCATTGGTCATGGGCTTTTGGCAAGATCGACTTGCAAGCTGCCTTCCAAGATCCAGCGTCGCTCCAAGGTCCTCACGAATTCATCCATGACTTCTCCAAAATGATGGACTATTATCGGCTCAAATATGGCTCTGGTTACACTAGCAAACCTGCTTGGGACCACAAGTGCGCTGTCCAGACCAACAAAAGGATTGTTCACCTGCATCTCAGTGATTGAAAATGAGCCTTCATCTTGGATGATCTCCCTCAGCTCTTTGTTGGAAGGTTCATACACAGGCAAATAGAAAGCGTCAAAGTTTGCTTTGTCGATTACACCCTGTCAAAAGCAGACCAAAAGATTTGGTGGTCAAATACTCGGTGTTTGTTAGCAAATTATAAAAATACTATACTAGAAAAAACCATACCTCTGAGACCATGACGCTTAGAATATGtgctatgaattcccagaggggaGGGAATTCGGGGGTGATTACATCAGAATCCCTCCCTACAAGAGAAACAACTATCCGGCCTCCTGGGATCATTTCTTTCGCCCTCAGCTCGAGGAAACGTGTAAAATCTTTCCTGAACTGTTGTGCATAAGCCTGAAGGACCATTGGGCGCCTTTCAAGCCTGGTATGCTCGTCAATGTCATACGCCGGGATCTGGTTCCTTGTCAGACCTTCAGGAGCCTGTAAGGTAAATAAGGTTCTGCTTACGGAAATAACAAGTAAAGCAACAAATCGAGCAGTTTTAAACTCACACCTGTGAGAGCCAATGCAGGCTGTTCGACGAGCAGACAAGGTGCAAGGAACCACTAGTGAAGAGCCTCTCGTAAAACGACCCGGGTAAAACCCCAGTCATGACAATAGACTTGTTGCTTCGACGTAGCGTGACCAAGCTCTTCAGCACCATGTTGAAGTCGTTGTCAGGCAGGTCGTTGAGGAGGACAGACACTTCGGGAGGTGGCTGTAAGAACTGGTGGTTGTGATTGTGGATGGCCTCTATGGCAATCGACACTAGCGCTATCGCGTTTGGGCCAGAGGAGCAACCCAGGTCGGCAATCACCATATTTGTGGGCAACAAGGTGCTAGTGCTGGGGCATAAATCGAGGATAGCGGCTTCTATCAGGGGCTTCATCCTCTTCTGTTCACCATTCTGTAATCGACATCGAGGTACAGTTTCAGAAATTGTGGTCCTTATAATATTCTCATTCTTCTTTGAAATGTTCCAAACCATGTGTGAAGAAATTCTTGACGGAATTGTCGATGGAAGCCAGGTGTCAACAACATAGTGAGTTAATCTGGAGGAATAAATATATATATACATGAACAAAGGAGTTGCGAGCATAGCTTGTTTCCCCTTGTCCTTGATTCATATGCACCGTCAACATGGACGCCATTGCCAGCTTCTTGAAGCAGGACTAACCTCAGTCACCTCCAGATTAAAACTATGTGAAGGAACCAGCTTATAGTAGCTAGCTGGAATGGCCTGGCTCGCATATATATACCCGATCACGATTGCATGCTGCGGAATAATTGTCGACTTATTGAGATCCGAATTTTTGGAAACAGTCACGCCGCGGAAAAGTTGCCTCTTTAATGAGATCCAATTTTAGGGAATATCTGACACCTTTTAATGGCTTTCCGATCGCGTGTGGTCAAACTGTTGGCGCTTTAATGGGCTCCGATTTTACTCCTACAACGTATTTTTCTGATGTCGTGATTAATGACTTTCCTGTCATGCGCCCCGAAATTATTTATGCTTTAATGGGATCCGATTTTGTAGGAAATGTTTCTATGGTgcaataaggctggtcgtaatgggagtataaTAAACGGTAtaatgcatgccaactagactttttaaATGACGTGACACATAATTAAATGAGaatctaagatactaacttataATACTATGCATTACCAAAATATTAAATGTTGCACTattttgtgtcatgcatgtcaaataataaggcaacctaagatactaacttatgataatATGCATTAcgaaaatactactccctccattccacaatgtagtgcttcctctatccacgtgcttcaactttgaccgtaaatttaactaccaagaccgattgcggcgggagcaaaaattatatcagtgaattcatattcgaaagaagttttcaattatataattttttctcccgctgcagttggtctcgttggttaaatttatggtcaaagttggaccttgggaaacgcgggcgcactatattttggaatggagggagtatcatacactagtatcatatgcatgatactagtataggatactcccattacaaccaaccTAAATAGCTCATGGCACGCTGCGGAATAATTGCTGCTTTAATGAGATTTGCTTTTTTGGAAACGGTCAGACCGCGGAATAATTGCCGTTTGTAATGAGATGCAATTTTAGGGAATAGCTGACACCTTTTAATGACGGGAagtgcttcggtacacccccctcATAAAACGTATAAAGGGTAGTATGGACTTTTCACAAATTGTATTAACTTTCCTACATAGAATGTATATACGCTGTAGGTTCGTATAATACCCGGCGAACAGCCCTCCCTGCTAGGCTCAGCTCATTTACGTTTTTTTAGTTTTAATTGTCAAAAAAATGGACACCCTCAGCTAGCTGGATTCGAACCACAGACCCCACGCGCTCCCTGTAACCGCACAAACCATCCGGGACAGCACATCAGATTTGCTTTCTTGACTTGTTTTTCACTTCTTGTGCCCAAGGAGAAAACACAGCACCTCCACTCTTTAGTTTATGTCTCTCATTTTTTGCACGGTTTTCTTTAGGCTTTCTAGTTTTCTTGTTTTGTTCATAAAATACTAATATTTGTATTTTTAAAAATTGTACATAAAtttcaaaacaaatgttcatgcCTTCCAAACATGCTCAGAATGTCAAAATACgaacagttttttttaaataaaaaaattcgaacacgaacattttttgaaaaaagtaaaaaaaatggaattctagaaaaaacagaaaaatatgaacaaaatttgaattctGAAAAAAAAATGAGAAATAGAAAAAATAAACATAATAAACGAAAAGTCTACGAAGACAAACAAATAAACACAAGAgaagataaaaagaaaaagaaaaacatggTTCACGACCTCCGAGAAGGTCCCAAAACAGGAAAAATGGCTGGGAACCCAAGGTTCCTAAGACTGAGAATTTAGTTTTGCAAATTTCATAGTGaactttgttttgatttttttgtgaaaatattcaaatctatgaatatttttaaaaaaaattgatgaacttttcaaaTCCGTGAGCTCTTGGACCGTCCCAACACGTGCCCGACGAGAGCAATGTCGTCGCCTAGTTGGGCCAAGGCCTAagcgttttattttcttttctattttttcatttgatttcttattttgttaattcatttttctcttttttgaaTACCAAAATACAAGTTGTAACTAACTTTTTAAACTAGTGATTtaataaaaatataaaataatTATTAAATGTTTTAAAAACACTTACTGTTTTCAATTTTATCCCTTTGTATTTATTAGTTggggtcatttcaaggatgtccaaAAAACACCATGTTCGACGGAGATTATTC
Proteins encoded in this window:
- the LOC123172459 gene encoding probable jasmonic acid carboxyl methyltransferase 2, which encodes MASMLTVHMNQGQGETSYARNSFVHNGEQKRMKPLIEAAILDLCPSTSTLLPTNMVIADLGCSSGPNAIALVSIAIEAIHNHNHQFLQPPPEVSVLLNDLPDNDFNMVLKSLVTLRRSNKSIVMTGVLPGSFYERLFTSGSLHLVCSSNSLHWLSQAPEGLTRNQIPAYDIDEHTRLERRPMVLQAYAQQFRKDFTRFLELRAKEMIPGGRIVVSLVGRDSDVITPEFPPLWEFIAHILSVMVSEGVIDKANFDAFYLPVYEPSNKELREIIQDEGSFSITEMQVNNPFVGLDSALVVPSRFASVTRAIFEPIIVHHFGEVMDEFVRTLERRWILEGSLQVDLAKSP